A single region of the Deltaproteobacteria bacterium genome encodes:
- a CDS encoding polysaccharide biosynthesis protein, with the protein MGHGTSLLLRHRAAITTLFNLTLATAAWVLAFALRFDLSVPERYVPVVLALLPVLLGCKLAGFAAFRLSKGWWRHVSIRDLEDIVRGNVLASTLFLASVVFVRGLAGFPRSVFLLDLLVSTVLMAGVRVGIRLVREQRRRAGAPEITTLALIVGAGSAGIRLLGEIESRRRLRLAVVGFVDDDLAKVGLRVCGTPVLGRIDDLPALVAEHEVGEVLIAIPSASPALLRRVVQHCTEARVRHRVLPTLSELVEGSVIYTQMREVKVDDLLAREPVQLDAARVHSLVTGKTVLVTGAAGSIGSELCRQLAAHEPERLILYDRHENGVFVLEMELQARFPRVPLVPVLGTVLLEDQLRTVFAAHRPDLVFHAAAYKHLPMAERNVLETIRNNVIGTRNVAQAAIEHGAQEFILVSTDKAVLPTSIMGATKRAAEMIVQELGDRGCRFVAVRFGNVLGSSGSVVPLFREQIARGGPVTVTDPEVTRYFMTIPEAVQLILQAASLGRGGEIFILDMGQPVRILDLARQMIRLSGFEPDEDIPIRFIGLRPGEKLHEELMTAEEEVAATQHDRIKVVRASGLQTWPDIWLPRLQACVERGDVRAALKLLQTIIPAYRPSTLLATEMHAPEVASVDDRRAASIGMEPPAPQRPPADRARLQVTERPWDVARR; encoded by the coding sequence ATGGGTCACGGGACTTCCTTGCTGCTCCGCCACCGCGCGGCGATCACCACGCTCTTCAACCTGACGCTCGCGACGGCGGCCTGGGTTCTCGCCTTCGCGTTGCGCTTCGACCTCTCCGTGCCCGAGCGCTACGTGCCGGTGGTTCTGGCGCTGCTCCCGGTGCTCCTCGGCTGCAAGCTCGCGGGCTTCGCGGCCTTCCGGCTCTCCAAGGGGTGGTGGCGGCACGTGAGCATCCGCGACCTCGAGGACATCGTGCGCGGCAACGTGCTCGCCTCGACGCTCTTCCTCGCCTCGGTCGTCTTCGTGCGCGGCCTCGCGGGATTCCCGCGCTCGGTCTTCCTCCTCGACCTCCTCGTCTCCACCGTGCTCATGGCCGGCGTGCGCGTCGGCATCCGGCTCGTCCGCGAGCAGCGCCGCCGCGCCGGGGCGCCGGAGATCACTACGCTGGCGCTGATCGTCGGCGCGGGATCGGCCGGCATCCGGCTGCTCGGGGAGATCGAGAGCCGCCGCCGGCTCCGGCTCGCGGTCGTCGGCTTCGTGGACGACGACCTCGCCAAGGTCGGGCTCCGCGTGTGCGGCACGCCCGTCCTCGGGCGGATCGACGACCTGCCGGCGCTCGTCGCCGAGCACGAGGTCGGCGAGGTGCTGATCGCCATCCCCTCGGCCTCGCCCGCGCTGCTCCGCCGCGTCGTCCAGCACTGCACGGAGGCCCGGGTCCGTCACCGCGTCCTGCCGACCCTCAGCGAGCTCGTCGAAGGGTCGGTGATCTACACGCAGATGCGCGAGGTGAAGGTCGACGACCTGCTCGCGCGCGAGCCCGTCCAGCTCGATGCGGCCCGCGTCCACTCGCTCGTCACCGGCAAGACGGTGCTGGTCACCGGCGCGGCCGGGTCGATCGGCTCCGAGCTCTGCCGCCAGCTGGCCGCGCACGAGCCCGAGCGCCTGATCCTCTACGACCGGCACGAGAACGGGGTCTTCGTGCTCGAGATGGAGCTCCAGGCCCGCTTCCCGCGCGTGCCGCTCGTGCCCGTCCTCGGTACGGTCCTGCTCGAGGATCAGCTCCGCACCGTGTTCGCCGCCCACCGGCCCGACCTGGTCTTCCACGCCGCGGCCTACAAGCACCTGCCGATGGCCGAGCGGAACGTCCTCGAGACGATCCGCAACAACGTCATCGGCACCCGCAACGTGGCGCAGGCGGCGATCGAGCACGGGGCGCAGGAGTTCATCCTCGTCTCGACCGACAAGGCCGTCCTCCCCACCAGCATCATGGGGGCCACCAAGCGCGCGGCCGAGATGATCGTGCAGGAGCTCGGCGACCGCGGCTGCCGCTTCGTCGCCGTCCGCTTCGGGAACGTGCTAGGCTCGAGCGGCAGCGTCGTGCCGCTCTTCCGCGAGCAAATCGCGCGCGGCGGCCCGGTCACGGTGACGGATCCCGAGGTCACGCGGTACTTCATGACCATCCCGGAAGCCGTCCAGCTGATCCTGCAGGCCGCGTCGCTCGGACGCGGCGGCGAGATCTTCATCCTCGACATGGGGCAGCCCGTGCGCATCCTCGACCTCGCCCGGCAGATGATCCGGCTCTCGGGCTTCGAGCCCGACGAGGACATCCCGATCCGCTTCATCGGCCTCAGGCCGGGCGAGAAGCTGCACGAGGAGCTGATGACCGCCGAGGAGGAGGTCGCCGCCACGCAGCACGACCGGATCAAGGTCGTGCGGGCGAGCGGCCTGCAGACGTGGCCGGACATCTGGCTTCCTCGGCTCCAGGCCTGCGTCGAGCGGGGCGACGTGCGCGCCGCGCTCAAGCTGCTGCAGACGATCATTCCTGCCTACCGCCCGAGCACGCTCCTCGCGACGGAGATGCACGCGCCGGAGGTCGCCAGCGTCGACGACCGCCGTGCGGCGTCGATCGGCATGGAGCCCCCGGCGCCGCAGCGACCGCCGGCCGATCGAGCGCGTCTTCAGGTGACGGAACGGCCGTGGGACGTCGCGAGGCGTTGA
- a CDS encoding DegT/DnrJ/EryC1/StrS family aminotransferase, which produces MKIPMCEPDITAAERVAVDEVLRGTTLSIGPRLELFERRIASYVGARHAAGVSSGTAGLHLCMLAAGVGEYDLVITTPFSFVASANAAMYVRARPIFVDVEPRALTIDPQRLADTARTLSRRHGRRLKAILPVHVFGQTADMDPILEIAQRYGLAVIEDACEAIGAEYKGRSAGTIGDAGVFAFYPNKQMTTGEGGMIVTDDPGWDALFRSLRNQGRDTFDGWLAHSRLGYNYRLDELSAALGAVQAARLDELLAKRERVAGWYAARLAGLEGVERPAPAPWTTRMSWFVYVVRLAPGHDRDRVIRDLEARGIPARPYFPPIHLQPFYRGRFGLRPGDFPVTEAAGASCLALPFFGTMREEQVDTVCGALAEALGLELSADTTARRAVG; this is translated from the coding sequence ATGAAGATCCCGATGTGCGAGCCCGATATCACGGCGGCCGAACGCGTGGCCGTCGACGAGGTCCTCCGGGGCACGACCCTGAGCATCGGCCCCCGGCTGGAGCTCTTCGAGCGCCGCATCGCCAGCTACGTCGGCGCCCGGCACGCCGCCGGCGTGAGCAGCGGCACGGCGGGGCTGCACCTCTGCATGCTCGCGGCCGGCGTCGGCGAGTACGACCTCGTCATCACCACGCCCTTCAGCTTCGTCGCCTCCGCCAACGCGGCCATGTACGTGCGCGCGCGGCCGATCTTCGTCGACGTCGAGCCGCGGGCGCTGACCATCGATCCCCAGCGCCTCGCCGACACCGCCCGGACGCTCTCCCGCCGCCACGGACGGCGCCTCAAGGCCATCCTGCCCGTCCACGTCTTCGGGCAGACCGCGGACATGGACCCCATCCTGGAGATCGCGCAGCGCTACGGGCTCGCGGTCATCGAGGACGCCTGCGAGGCGATCGGCGCCGAGTACAAGGGGCGCAGCGCGGGCACGATCGGGGACGCCGGCGTGTTCGCCTTCTACCCGAACAAGCAGATGACGACGGGCGAGGGCGGCATGATCGTCACCGATGACCCCGGATGGGACGCGCTCTTCCGGAGCCTCCGCAACCAGGGGCGCGACACGTTCGACGGGTGGCTGGCCCACAGCCGCCTCGGCTACAACTACCGGCTCGACGAGCTGAGCGCGGCGCTCGGCGCGGTGCAGGCTGCCCGTTTGGACGAGCTCCTCGCCAAGCGCGAGCGGGTGGCGGGCTGGTACGCCGCGCGGCTCGCCGGGCTCGAGGGCGTGGAGCGGCCCGCGCCCGCGCCCTGGACCACGCGCATGAGCTGGTTCGTCTACGTGGTGCGGCTCGCGCCGGGTCACGACCGCGACCGGGTGATCCGTGACCTCGAGGCGCGCGGCATCCCGGCACGGCCTTATTTTCCGCCAATTCATCTGCAGCCGTTCTATCGCGGCAGGTTCGGTCTCCGGCCGGGAGATTTCCCGGTGACCGAGGCCGCGGGCGCGAGCTGCCTCGCGCTGCCCTTCTTCGGAACTATGCGCGAGGAACAGGTCGACACGGTCTGTGGGGCGCTCGCCGAGGCCCTGGGACTCGAGCTCAGCGCGGATACCACGGCGCGGCGCGCCGTCGGGTAG